The Nitrosopumilus sp. b3 sequence CAACAATAGTTATCGGAGCAGAAGGATCACCTAAAATTGAAGAACCCATAGCTGTAGAAATTGTTCCATGAGTTCTACCCATATCAAGATTAACAGTTTTTGAGGGGGATGTTGACACAGATGCTGCAATTCCTGCTATAATTCCAATAACAATCACGCCTAGAATTACAGCTTTTTTATTCATAGTTTAAAACAAAGTTAATTGGTTAAAAAAACTTATTCCAAATTACGAGATGATTTTCGTTTAAACAAATTTACAAATTTTGCAATTGCCACATCAATTGGACACATCTCACATGCAATATTTGATGAATGCTCATCAAGATGTTTTTCAAACTTTTCTCTAGATTCTAAAACTAGATCACATTTTTCACAGTAGACTTTTTTAATATTATTCCTTGACGATTTGTTCACTATTTTTTTGTGTATCTAGTGCTTATAAAGATCCTGTTGAAAATCAAAGTATGGTAAAAAGTCTAGATAAATTTGTTACAGGATTTTTTGTTGTGATATTTGGTATTTTATGGTATTGTAGTTCAAGGTATCAAGTTAAACCGAGTCACTACACAATCGTAGTCCATGATGTTTTTGGGAAGCAAACTAAGATTAATGGCATAAGAACCAGTTTTAGAACTTTAGAAGTTACTCAAAGTTACATTTCAGAATATCATGAACATTTTGAAGGGTATGGTTTTTCAATTGGTCAGGATTTTCCAATAATTAAAAATCCAGCTTTTAAAATTTTTAAGAAAATTCAAAGATAATGAATTCTCATGTGAACATTCAGTTCAACTTCATATTTTGTAACAAATCCACAATGAGTGCAAGAAAACATGTCAGATTGCTGTACAGTCTCTCGTTCTATTACTCTACCTGAAATTGATGTAATACTAATTCGTTCATTGTTTGAAATCACTGCAAAATTTTTTCCTTCATCAATAGAGTCCAAGTATTCTTTGATGGATGAAATAACTAATTCAGTGTCAATGGGAACATCATCGTCAAAAGTAGACAATGTGAATTGATGTTGTTTTAGGGTAGGAATTGCTTCGACCTTATCTGCAACATATACCAGTAATTCATTTTTTATTGATGCTATATCCTTGCAATCAATTGTGAGCATAAAATTTGAAGATTTTATCAATATTTTAGTCTAACAATAATTGAAAATGATTATTATGGTTTGATAGTGAGTTTGAATAGAATGGGAGATTCAGAGACATTCGGAGTTGAGAAAGGTCATGGGGAAGAGATCGTGTCATGGCTGAATAGTCAGGCCAAAAAGCAAGAAGTAAAACTTGAAGCAAGATTATACGGATATGAGATCTCTACAAAAAATTTTGGGGATTTTGAAATGTTTTCATGGATGGGAGATGTTCAAATTGCAAGAAAGATGATTATCAAAGCTAGTAAAAGATTCAAGGTAAGGGTAATCGAAGGAGGATACAAACCAAAAGAGAAATTACTTAGATTGAAAAAATTTGATTTTGCCAAAGTCAAAAAAGGAGATAAGACGATTGGTCAATTAGAATTTGTAGCACCAAGGTTTGGAAATAATCAATGGGAGATACAAAATGAAGAACGTCATTAAGAGAACAATACACAGGATGCGTAACGAATGAAAAAGATAGGGGTTATCGGATTAGGAATGTTAGGGAATGCAGTAGCACAACATTTGTTAGATTCAGGTTTTGATTTAACAGTGTACAATAGAACAAAAGAAAAAACATTGCCAATCAAAGAGAAAGGGGCAAAAGTTGCATCATCGCCTAAAGAAGTTGCTGAGCAGGCAGAGATAGTAATAATCGTAGTAAAAGATGCAGATGCAGTAAAACAGGTATCTTTTCAAAAAGACGGAATAGTTGAAGGTAAAAATGAAAACATCATTGTTGCAGATATGAGTACAATCAACCCATCAGAATCAAAAAATATTTCAGAAAAATTTCTAGAGTATAATATAAAAAAATTAGACATTCCAGTTATGGGAGGACCAAATGTTGCAATTACAGGCGATTTAGTTATGATGGCATCAGGAGATAAGAATGCGTTTGAAAGTTGTAAAAATGTTTTTGATAGCATTGCAAATAAAGTATTTTTCTTAGGTGAAAGCGGAGTAGCCCATTCAGTCAAATTGGCTATGAATCTTCAAATAACTATGCTAGCACTTGCCCTATCAGAAGGAATCACACTTGTAAAAAAATCAAATGTAGATCCCAAAAAATTTCTTGAGATTTTAAACTCGACTTATTTTAAAACAGGAATGAGTGAAAAAAAGGCATACAAAATGACAAATGGTGAATATGACGCCACATTTACTCTTGCAAATCTAAAAAAAGATATCAGTACAATCACTGAAACTGCCAAATCCTTAGGAATAAAGTTGCCAATGATTGAAAAAGCTGAAGAAGTTTATGGGGATGCCCTAAATGAAGGACTAGGAAACATAGACTACACGGGAATAATCGAATACATTAAAAAAATTAACGATTCGAAATAAAACCAAAATCACGAATAAAATTAAACAAAAATTCTATAAGTTACGAGTTCTTGGTGTTATTATGAGATTAAGTGATAAGGTTGCCATAGTTACTGGTGCATCTAGTGACATAGGCAAAGGTATTGCAAAGAGGTTTTCTGAAGAAGGAGCTAAAGTCGTTCTAGTTGCAAGAAATCTAGAAGGATTGGAAAAAGCAAGAAAAGAGATTGGAAATGAAGACTTGACAGCTTCAGTCACATGTGATTTGACTGATGAGTCACAGACCCTTCAAGCAGTAAATCAAATAATGGACACCTATGGTAAAATAGACATTTTAGTAAATAATGCGGGGGCAATTAATGACCCAGTGCACTTTCATGAAATGAAAGACTTGGAAATTAAAAAACTCATTGATGTGAATTTGCTAGGAGTATTCCACATGACAAAGGCTGTTCTTTCAAAAATGTCAGATGTGAAGAATGGCGCCATAGTAAACATTGGCTCCATATCAAGTGAAAGAGCAATACCAAGAGTACATTTGGCAGTTTATTCAGCTACCAAAGCAGCAATTTCCATGTTTACAAAATCAATTGCAGTGGAATATGCAAGAAGAAACATCAGATGCAATTGTGTGAATCCAGGAATAATCAATTCAGGAATGATCAAGCCATACTTAGATGACCCTCAGGCAAGGAAAGTTCTTGAAGAAAGATTACCTCTTGCAAGAGTTGGAGAGCCAGTAGATGTAGCAAATGCAGCACTCTATTTAGCATCAGATGAAGCAAATTGGGTAACTGGAACCATTCTAAATG is a genomic window containing:
- a CDS encoding C2H2-type zinc finger protein — encoded protein: MLTIDCKDIASIKNELLVYVADKVEAIPTLKQHQFTLSTFDDDVPIDTELVISSIKEYLDSIDEGKNFAVISNNERISITSISGRVIERETVQQSDMFSCTHCGFVTKYEVELNVHMRIHYL
- a CDS encoding NAD(P)-dependent oxidoreductase, with translation MKKIGVIGLGMLGNAVAQHLLDSGFDLTVYNRTKEKTLPIKEKGAKVASSPKEVAEQAEIVIIVVKDADAVKQVSFQKDGIVEGKNENIIVADMSTINPSESKNISEKFLEYNIKKLDIPVMGGPNVAITGDLVMMASGDKNAFESCKNVFDSIANKVFFLGESGVAHSVKLAMNLQITMLALALSEGITLVKKSNVDPKKFLEILNSTYFKTGMSEKKAYKMTNGEYDATFTLANLKKDISTITETAKSLGIKLPMIEKAEEVYGDALNEGLGNIDYTGIIEYIKKINDSK
- a CDS encoding SDR family oxidoreductase produces the protein MRLSDKVAIVTGASSDIGKGIAKRFSEEGAKVVLVARNLEGLEKARKEIGNEDLTASVTCDLTDESQTLQAVNQIMDTYGKIDILVNNAGAINDPVHFHEMKDLEIKKLIDVNLLGVFHMTKAVLSKMSDVKNGAIVNIGSISSERAIPRVHLAVYSATKAAISMFTKSIAVEYARRNIRCNCVNPGIINSGMIKPYLDDPQARKVLEERLPLARVGEPVDVANAALYLASDEANWVTGTILNVDGGKTASEG